From the Solibacillus sp. FSL R5-0449 genome, one window contains:
- a CDS encoding GNAT family N-acetyltransferase, translated as MPKEYYMELLEQEHSTVLVAQEESKIIGFAVISIEGSPDYPSLVQRKFAYIHDFGVDQSSKRQGIGSLLFEACLKWAKERNVNEVELNVWEFNEEAIAFYRKHSMKTISRKMRLAIQ; from the coding sequence ATGCCGAAAGAATATTATATGGAATTGCTTGAGCAAGAGCACAGTACAGTATTAGTTGCGCAGGAGGAAAGTAAAATAATAGGCTTTGCTGTCATTAGTATAGAAGGTTCTCCGGATTATCCTTCGTTAGTTCAAAGGAAGTTTGCCTACATTCATGATTTTGGTGTTGACCAGTCATCAAAACGGCAAGGGATTGGCTCACTGCTTTTTGAAGCTTGTCTAAAGTGGGCTAAAGAAAGGAATGTGAATGAGGTGGAGTTAAATGTTTGGGAATTCAATGAAGAGGCCATCGCTTTCTATAGAAAACACTCTATGAAAACAATCAGCAGAAAAATGAGACTGGCTATTCAGTAG
- a CDS encoding NCS2 family permease yields the protein MKKYFEFDKLGTNYRREILGGFTTFLAMAYILVVNPSILTLSDIEGLPDALRMDYGAVFVATAVSAAIGCFIMGIVARYPLALAPGLGLNAFFAYTVVLTNGSPWQHALAAVFVSGVFFLLLTITGLREKLINAIPMELKIAVGAGIGLFVSFIGLKNAGIIVASDATVVGLGNLHDGEVLLAIFGILLTVIFLVRGMKAGVFIAMAITAIVGMFIGLVDLPSQVVSAPPSVEPTFGKLFSAFTDPEFYSLTMVSVILSFLFVDFFDNAGTLMAVANQAGFVKNNKLPRAGKALISDSIASISGSIFGTSTVTSYVESSAGVGAGARTGFASIVTGICFLLALFLSPVLSVVTNAVTAPALIVVGILMVSSLGQIEWNKFEVAVPAFFTMLMMPLTSSIATGLAVGFVFYPLTMVLKGKAKEVSPIMYIFAVLFLIYLGTVGSM from the coding sequence ATGAAAAAGTATTTCGAGTTCGATAAACTTGGAACTAATTATCGCCGAGAGATTTTAGGTGGTTTTACAACATTCTTGGCAATGGCTTACATTTTAGTAGTAAACCCTAGCATTTTAACGCTATCGGATATTGAAGGTTTACCAGATGCACTACGCATGGATTACGGTGCGGTATTTGTGGCAACAGCTGTTTCAGCAGCAATTGGATGTTTCATCATGGGGATTGTTGCAAGGTACCCATTAGCTTTAGCGCCAGGTCTTGGGTTAAACGCATTCTTTGCTTATACGGTTGTCTTAACAAATGGAAGCCCTTGGCAACATGCTTTGGCTGCAGTTTTTGTATCAGGTGTATTCTTCTTACTTTTAACGATTACAGGATTACGTGAAAAATTAATCAACGCTATCCCAATGGAACTTAAAATTGCCGTTGGTGCTGGTATCGGATTATTCGTATCATTCATCGGTTTAAAAAATGCTGGCATTATTGTTGCGAGTGATGCGACAGTTGTCGGTTTAGGTAACTTACATGATGGTGAAGTTTTATTAGCGATTTTTGGTATTCTTCTAACAGTAATTTTCCTAGTGCGCGGAATGAAAGCTGGCGTATTCATTGCAATGGCCATTACTGCAATCGTAGGTATGTTTATTGGTCTAGTGGATTTACCATCACAAGTTGTATCGGCACCACCAAGTGTTGAACCAACTTTCGGTAAACTATTCTCGGCATTCACTGATCCTGAGTTCTACTCGCTAACAATGGTATCGGTTATTCTATCATTCCTGTTCGTAGACTTCTTTGACAACGCAGGTACTTTAATGGCTGTTGCCAACCAAGCAGGATTTGTTAAAAATAATAAATTACCTCGTGCAGGTAAAGCATTAATCTCGGATTCAATCGCATCGATTTCAGGTTCGATCTTTGGTACATCAACAGTAACATCTTATGTAGAATCTTCTGCAGGGGTTGGAGCTGGCGCACGTACAGGTTTCGCTTCAATTGTTACAGGTATCTGTTTCTTATTGGCTCTATTCTTATCACCAGTATTAAGTGTTGTAACAAACGCTGTTACTGCACCGGCATTAATCGTTGTAGGTATTTTAATGGTATCTTCACTTGGACAAATCGAGTGGAATAAATTCGAAGTAGCTGTACCAGCATTCTTCACAATGTTAATGATGCCATTAACATCATCTATTGCAACAGGTCTTGCAGTAGGTTTCGTATTCTACCCGTTAACAATGGTGTTAAAAGGTAAAGCAAAAGAAGTAAGTCCGATTATGTATATTTTCGCAGTGCTCTTCCTGATTTATTTAGGTACTGTCGGTTCAATGTAA
- a CDS encoding NUDIX domain-containing protein: protein MNEIKVVVKGVLVKNNKILIVQRSQIETVGAGTWETVGGNLQFGESFKEALMREFLEEVGLNITVKNQLFSTTFHTSKTRQIVLLTFLCDTEEEQITLSDEHLNYLWATKDELYKLLPKEIITDFQQHKVLDLLDS, encoded by the coding sequence ATGAATGAAATTAAGGTAGTTGTAAAAGGAGTTCTTGTTAAAAATAATAAAATACTGATCGTTCAGCGTTCACAAATTGAAACGGTTGGGGCAGGCACATGGGAGACAGTCGGTGGAAACCTGCAGTTTGGTGAATCATTTAAAGAAGCACTTATGAGGGAGTTTTTAGAAGAAGTTGGATTGAATATCACTGTAAAAAATCAGCTGTTTTCCACAACATTCCACACGAGTAAAACACGTCAAATTGTCCTGCTCACGTTTTTATGCGATACAGAAGAGGAGCAAATCACTTTATCCGATGAACACCTCAACTATTTGTGGGCGACAAAAGATGAACTTTACAAATTATTACCCAAAGAAATTATTACAGATTTCCAGCAGCATAAAGTGTTAGATTTGCTAGATTCATAA
- a CDS encoding DUF2382 domain-containing protein, whose protein sequence is METRDNKLYGIYDNEAELQAEMDRLRAQGYGEEDMYIVSNRNDQLSMYRNSKGYSTNTDGYDADHKEGSWWDRFKAFMMGEDLVRDQHFNQMGISEDERNRYYDELQAGKYLLYVDRDYGTYFDEGTKNYGMNDNVGVNNHYERDYEKTDEERLALHEERLQVDKKRVQTGEVQVDKHVVEEQQNIEVPVEHEEVYVERRPVNEDTTLNANGKLQDGVTHAYEEQGKIHIPVTEEQVDVTKKDVVTEEIVVGKRKVTDTETVSDTVRREEADIKDTTNTTNHLNDYDNLDDDPLKRTNRGL, encoded by the coding sequence ATGGAAACACGTGATAACAAATTATATGGTATTTATGACAATGAAGCAGAATTACAGGCAGAAATGGATCGCCTTCGTGCACAAGGTTACGGCGAGGAAGATATGTACATCGTATCCAACCGCAATGATCAATTATCAATGTATCGAAACTCAAAAGGTTACAGCACTAACACGGATGGTTATGACGCGGATCATAAAGAAGGTTCTTGGTGGGACCGCTTTAAAGCATTCATGATGGGTGAAGATCTAGTACGCGATCAGCACTTTAATCAAATGGGGATCTCAGAAGATGAACGAAATCGTTATTATGATGAATTACAGGCAGGAAAATATTTATTGTATGTAGATAGAGACTACGGTACTTATTTTGATGAAGGGACAAAAAATTATGGCATGAATGATAATGTTGGTGTGAATAATCATTATGAGCGTGATTATGAAAAAACGGATGAAGAACGTTTAGCACTTCATGAAGAACGCCTGCAAGTAGATAAAAAACGTGTGCAAACTGGTGAGGTACAAGTCGACAAACATGTAGTCGAAGAGCAGCAAAATATTGAAGTGCCAGTTGAACATGAAGAAGTTTATGTAGAAAGACGTCCTGTTAATGAGGACACAACTCTTAATGCAAACGGAAAACTTCAAGATGGTGTCACTCATGCCTATGAAGAACAGGGCAAAATTCATATCCCGGTTACAGAAGAACAAGTGGATGTTACGAAGAAAGATGTCGTAACGGAAGAAATCGTAGTCGGTAAACGAAAAGTAACGGATACGGAAACTGTGTCGGACACGGTTCGTCGTGAAGAGGCAGATATCAAAGATACGACTAATACTACGAATCATTTAAATGACTATGACAATTTGGATGATGATCCGTTAAAACGTACAAACCGTGGATTATAA
- the guaA gene encoding glutamine-hydrolyzing GMP synthase — MVSTPMLKEQEKIVVLDFGSQFNQLITRRIREFGVFSELHPHTITAEEIKEMNAVGIVFSGGPNSVYDESAFRVDPAIFELGLPILGICYGMQLMAYTHGGKVEGAATREYGKAEINITSDNKLFADLPKDQVVWMSHGDHVTAVPEGFEVIATSPACSIAAMADASRKFYAVQFHPEVRHSVYGNDLLKNFVFNVCEAKGDWSMANFIEIEIAKIREQVGDKQVLCALSGGVDSSVVAVLIHKAIGDQLTCMFVDHNLNRKGEVEQVMKTFTEDFDMKLIKIDARERFMNKLAGVSDPEQKRKIIGNEFIYVFDEESSKLKDMDFLAQGTLYTDIIESGTATAQTIKSHHNVGGLPEDMKFELIEPLNTLFKDEVRALGLELGLPEEVVWRQPFPGPGLGIRVLGEVTEEKLEIVREADYILREEIKKAGLERDIWQYFAVLPDIRSVGVMGDGRTYDYAVGIRGVTSIDGMTSDWARIPYDVLEKISVRIVNEVKHVNRVLYDITSKPPATIEWE; from the coding sequence ATAGTGTCAACTCCTATGTTAAAAGAGCAAGAAAAGATTGTCGTTCTTGATTTCGGTAGTCAGTTCAACCAATTAATCACTCGTCGTATTCGTGAATTCGGTGTATTCTCGGAATTACATCCACATACGATTACTGCTGAAGAAATTAAAGAAATGAATGCTGTAGGTATCGTATTCTCAGGTGGTCCAAACTCTGTATATGATGAATCTGCATTCCGTGTAGATCCAGCAATTTTCGAGTTAGGTTTACCAATTTTAGGTATTTGCTACGGCATGCAATTAATGGCCTATACACATGGTGGTAAAGTGGAAGGCGCGGCAACTCGTGAATACGGAAAAGCTGAAATTAACATTACTTCGGATAATAAATTATTTGCGGATTTACCAAAAGATCAAGTTGTATGGATGAGCCATGGTGACCATGTAACAGCGGTTCCAGAAGGTTTTGAAGTAATTGCGACAAGCCCGGCATGTTCGATCGCGGCAATGGCTGATGCTTCTCGTAAGTTTTATGCAGTACAATTCCACCCGGAAGTACGCCACTCCGTATACGGAAATGACTTACTGAAAAACTTCGTATTCAATGTTTGTGAAGCAAAAGGCGACTGGTCTATGGCAAACTTCATTGAAATCGAAATTGCAAAAATCCGTGAGCAGGTTGGAGACAAGCAAGTACTTTGTGCATTATCAGGCGGAGTTGATTCATCTGTAGTAGCAGTGTTAATCCACAAAGCAATCGGTGACCAATTAACTTGTATGTTCGTGGATCACAACTTAAACCGTAAAGGCGAAGTTGAGCAAGTTATGAAAACTTTCACAGAAGACTTCGATATGAAACTGATCAAAATCGATGCGCGTGAACGTTTCATGAATAAACTTGCAGGTGTTTCTGACCCTGAACAAAAACGTAAAATTATCGGTAACGAGTTCATTTATGTATTTGATGAAGAATCATCAAAGCTAAAAGATATGGACTTCTTAGCGCAAGGTACGCTTTACACAGATATTATTGAGTCTGGTACAGCTACTGCCCAAACAATTAAATCACACCATAATGTTGGTGGTTTACCGGAAGATATGAAGTTCGAATTAATCGAACCATTAAATACACTGTTCAAAGACGAAGTACGCGCTTTAGGTCTTGAATTAGGTCTACCTGAAGAGGTAGTATGGCGTCAGCCTTTCCCAGGTCCTGGATTAGGTATTCGTGTACTTGGTGAAGTAACAGAAGAAAAATTGGAAATCGTTCGTGAAGCAGATTATATTCTTCGTGAAGAAATCAAAAAAGCTGGACTTGAACGCGACATTTGGCAATACTTCGCTGTATTACCTGACATCCGTTCAGTAGGTGTAATGGGCGATGGCCGTACGTACGATTACGCAGTCGGTATCCGCGGTGTAACATCAATCGACGGCATGACATCTGACTGGGCACGTATCCCATATGACGTATTAGAAAAAATCTCAGTACGTATCGTAAACGAAGTAAAACACGTAAACCGCGTGCTGTATGACATTACTTCTAAGCCACCAGCAACGATTGAGTGGGAATAG
- a CDS encoding transglutaminaseTgpA domain-containing protein → MRRSAAEKIELAIFYFIIFLILREWLVPVMELTDTGYFTQFVLFIGLCLILGIFSLPFIINWFIKLVYITWFIVSVYKDETLTTVQFLSEELKYNLDILFAGEWIYVSDPFRTSLFFILIWMLIYLIQHWVSVRYSIYYFLLLTVFFIGTLDTFTEYDGTAAIIKVMLLGLVLTSLLFIKRLMQAAEMQKDWMNYLKYATPIIIFVMMAGIVATIMPKAEPQWSDPVPYVKNIAGIGGNGSQSVATVGYGENDERLGGPFAGDNTLVYEIKTPIRQYWRVETKDVYTSKGWEQSSDEAVQQTLQLSDPLPLSITPGNEEPESVEVQAVNEEYLFLLQAYGVTSYALDGMHTGLRYNTGNEKILPLINSDVIAPASYEMTFQQPQYSYVALKETLSSTENNPRYLQLPNNLPQRVTDLAYEITDMYDSVYDKARAIEGYFARSGFQYETTNVQVPSADQDYVDQFLFETRLGYCDNFSTSMVVMLRSIGIQARWVKGFSSGERIDSQDGMFTYQVTNNDAHSWVEAYIDGIGWMPFEPTIGFSNPMNINYDVDFEAPEEEQLPEMEEPEAPKPELEEQDTAKQSTNGTSGMDWSKFKWVLYVLLAVVAIGLIIAWKKRGQWQPKLAVQMNRSKLEKAATFEEAYFVLLKQLERIHLKRGQDETLQQFAMRVDRQLETTKMSELTAFYERLIYAKQTDQINTNEMKEIWEYLINRTSG, encoded by the coding sequence ATGAGACGCAGCGCAGCCGAAAAAATAGAACTCGCGATTTTTTATTTTATTATTTTCCTGATTTTACGAGAATGGCTAGTACCGGTTATGGAATTGACGGATACCGGCTACTTTACACAGTTTGTTTTATTCATAGGACTTTGTTTAATTCTCGGGATCTTTTCTCTGCCGTTTATTATAAACTGGTTCATTAAACTGGTGTACATTACATGGTTTATAGTCAGTGTATATAAAGATGAGACATTGACGACAGTGCAATTTTTATCGGAAGAATTGAAATATAATTTGGATATACTGTTTGCAGGAGAGTGGATTTATGTAAGTGATCCTTTCCGGACAAGTCTGTTTTTTATACTGATCTGGATGCTGATCTATTTAATTCAGCATTGGGTAAGTGTGCGCTATAGCATCTACTATTTCCTGCTGCTTACAGTATTCTTCATCGGGACACTCGATACTTTTACAGAATACGATGGCACAGCAGCGATCATAAAAGTAATGCTGTTAGGTCTTGTGCTTACATCATTACTGTTTATAAAACGTCTTATGCAGGCTGCGGAAATGCAGAAAGACTGGATGAACTACCTGAAGTATGCAACACCGATCATTATTTTCGTCATGATGGCAGGTATTGTTGCGACAATTATGCCGAAAGCAGAGCCACAATGGTCGGATCCAGTGCCGTATGTGAAAAACATTGCAGGTATTGGAGGCAACGGGAGTCAATCGGTTGCAACAGTTGGCTATGGAGAAAATGATGAGCGATTGGGCGGCCCGTTTGCTGGGGACAATACACTTGTCTATGAAATAAAAACACCGATCCGTCAATATTGGCGAGTGGAAACGAAGGATGTTTATACGTCTAAAGGCTGGGAACAATCGAGTGATGAGGCAGTGCAGCAAACGCTCCAGCTTTCAGATCCACTGCCGCTTTCGATCACACCTGGAAATGAAGAACCCGAATCGGTGGAAGTACAGGCTGTAAATGAAGAATATTTATTTCTATTACAGGCTTATGGAGTGACATCCTATGCTTTGGACGGGATGCATACCGGGTTAAGATATAATACTGGAAATGAGAAAATTTTACCGCTTATTAACAGTGATGTGATTGCACCTGCCTCATATGAAATGACTTTCCAACAGCCGCAATATAGTTACGTAGCTCTGAAGGAAACGTTATCTTCAACTGAAAATAATCCGCGCTATTTGCAGCTGCCGAATAATTTGCCGCAGCGTGTAACGGATTTAGCCTATGAAATTACGGATATGTATGACAGTGTATATGACAAAGCGCGGGCGATTGAAGGTTATTTTGCGCGCAGCGGCTTCCAATATGAAACGACAAATGTACAAGTACCATCGGCGGACCAAGATTATGTAGACCAGTTTTTGTTTGAAACAAGACTTGGCTATTGCGATAACTTCTCTACTTCGATGGTCGTCATGCTCCGTTCAATAGGAATTCAGGCACGCTGGGTAAAAGGTTTTTCAAGCGGAGAACGGATCGATTCACAAGATGGTATGTTTACGTACCAAGTGACGAATAATGATGCCCATTCATGGGTTGAAGCGTATATTGACGGCATTGGCTGGATGCCGTTTGAGCCGACAATTGGGTTTAGCAATCCGATGAATATTAACTATGATGTGGATTTCGAAGCTCCGGAAGAAGAGCAATTACCTGAAATGGAAGAACCGGAAGCGCCAAAGCCGGAGTTGGAAGAGCAAGATACAGCGAAGCAATCAACGAACGGTACAAGTGGTATGGACTGGTCGAAATTCAAATGGGTGCTGTACGTATTATTGGCAGTTGTTGCAATTGGTTTAATTATTGCTTGGAAAAAGCGCGGGCAATGGCAACCGAAACTTGCTGTCCAAATGAACCGTTCAAAATTAGAGAAGGCGGCAACATTTGAAGAAGCTTACTTTGTGTTGTTAAAACAATTGGAGCGTATTCATTTAAAACGAGGGCAGGATGAAACGCTGCAACAGTTTGCAATGCGTGTCGACCGACAGTTGGAAACAACGAAAATGAGTGAGTTGACGGCGTTTTATGAGCGTCTTATTTACGCAAAACAAACCGATCAAATAAATACAAATGAAATGAAAGAAATTTGGGAATATTTAATCAATCGCACGAGTGGTTGA
- a CDS encoding DUF58 domain-containing protein: MKGIKQFLKHGGRLITVVSLLIITYCYAMFQGGFVSWFVFFTILPFLVYSILLAVIPIRFKEISRTLSKERIERGSNVQVNVTFRNTSWFPFVFMMVRELPMREEHFEKPNGNVTKLFLVGWKREFKWTYELKELKRGEHHFRGLLFTCTDFFGWTVRNVVMNHPQLFLVYPKVSDVKLMPIGMQYDQGTSQSRYSLIKDTTVATGVREYVPGDRFSWIHWKSFAKNGELRTKEFEDQKSQNTFVLIDRAVQKNFEDVVDYTASYIKKIVKKQGDVSFLSVGVDRYFTPIIKTGKQYEKVLQHLATVEPDAQFGVERLLYEEQKMMSRSVVVIITGEMTPQLQEVLNAGTKYARKIICFVVSNQKEPVQHMSQNNEVHYIGMNELQRTYSEVKHA; this comes from the coding sequence ATGAAGGGAATCAAGCAGTTTCTGAAGCATGGCGGACGTTTAATTACCGTTGTTTCATTGCTTATCATTACGTATTGCTATGCAATGTTCCAAGGGGGCTTTGTTAGCTGGTTCGTTTTCTTCACGATTCTACCGTTTTTGGTCTATTCGATATTATTGGCGGTTATACCAATCCGTTTTAAAGAAATATCCAGGACTTTATCGAAAGAACGAATTGAACGTGGGAGCAATGTACAAGTTAACGTAACATTCCGAAACACGAGCTGGTTTCCATTTGTTTTCATGATGGTCAGGGAACTGCCGATGAGAGAGGAACATTTTGAGAAACCGAACGGAAATGTAACAAAACTATTTTTGGTTGGGTGGAAACGGGAGTTTAAGTGGACATATGAATTGAAAGAGTTAAAGCGCGGAGAGCATCATTTTAGAGGATTGCTGTTTACATGTACGGACTTTTTTGGATGGACAGTGCGGAATGTAGTAATGAATCACCCGCAGCTGTTTTTAGTATATCCAAAAGTATCCGACGTCAAATTAATGCCGATTGGTATGCAATATGATCAAGGTACAAGTCAATCGCGCTATTCTTTGATCAAAGATACAACGGTTGCCACAGGTGTGCGCGAATATGTACCAGGTGACCGGTTTTCCTGGATTCACTGGAAGTCATTTGCGAAAAATGGTGAACTGCGCACAAAGGAATTTGAAGATCAAAAATCACAAAATACATTTGTGCTCATCGATCGTGCAGTACAGAAAAACTTTGAAGATGTTGTTGATTACACAGCGTCTTATATAAAGAAAATTGTAAAAAAACAGGGCGACGTTTCATTTCTTAGTGTTGGCGTTGACCGGTATTTTACGCCGATCATTAAAACCGGCAAACAATATGAAAAAGTGCTGCAGCATTTGGCGACAGTCGAACCGGATGCGCAGTTTGGTGTCGAGCGTCTGCTATATGAAGAACAGAAAATGATGAGCCGCTCTGTTGTTGTTATCATAACAGGTGAAATGACCCCTCAGCTGCAGGAAGTACTGAATGCCGGAACGAAATATGCACGTAAAATTATATGCTTTGTCGTAAGTAATCAAAAAGAACCGGTACAGCATATGAGCCAAAATAATGAAGTACATTATATTGGCATGAACGAATTGCAGCGAACGTATTCGGAGGTGAAGCACGCATGA
- a CDS encoding MoxR family ATPase has protein sequence MNEQIEGIIRNIEKVMIGKREIAELSIVSLLAGGHVLLEDVPGVGKTMMVRALSKSLGASFKRIQFTPDLLPSDVIGVSIYNPKSLQFEFRPGPIVGNIVLADEINRTSPKTQAALLESMEEGSITVDGETIQLPKPFFVMATQNPIEYEGTYPLPEAQLDRFLLKIKMGYPTKEEEIEVLNRAERSVPIDDLFPVLTIEQLNDLREQVKQVHVENNIKEYIVSIAQHTRHHENVYLGVSPRASIALMRAAQSYAFMKGRDYVIPDDIQYLAKFVFGHRIILKPETRYEGITEEKVIESVLRYVHVPVKRYAQ, from the coding sequence ATGAATGAACAGATCGAAGGAATAATCAGAAACATCGAGAAAGTTATGATAGGAAAAAGAGAGATTGCCGAGCTAAGTATTGTTTCATTATTAGCAGGAGGGCATGTATTACTGGAAGACGTACCGGGCGTTGGGAAAACGATGATGGTACGTGCGCTATCGAAGTCTTTAGGTGCAAGTTTTAAACGTATTCAATTTACACCGGATTTATTGCCGTCCGATGTAATTGGCGTTTCAATATATAATCCGAAATCATTGCAGTTTGAGTTCCGTCCTGGGCCGATTGTCGGCAATATTGTATTGGCGGATGAAATTAACCGTACATCACCAAAAACACAGGCCGCTTTATTGGAAAGTATGGAAGAGGGGTCGATTACGGTAGATGGTGAAACGATTCAACTGCCAAAACCGTTTTTTGTAATGGCGACACAAAATCCGATTGAATATGAAGGGACATACCCGCTTCCGGAAGCTCAGCTGGACCGATTTTTACTGAAAATAAAAATGGGTTATCCGACGAAGGAAGAGGAAATTGAAGTGTTGAACCGTGCTGAAAGATCAGTTCCGATTGATGACCTTTTCCCTGTATTAACAATTGAGCAATTGAACGATTTAAGAGAACAAGTAAAACAAGTCCATGTTGAAAATAATATTAAAGAATATATCGTGTCGATCGCACAACATACACGTCACCACGAAAATGTGTATTTAGGTGTAAGTCCCCGTGCTTCCATCGCATTAATGCGTGCCGCGCAAAGCTATGCCTTTATGAAAGGGAGAGACTATGTCATCCCTGACGATATTCAATATTTAGCGAAATTCGTTTTCGGCCACCGGATTATTTTAAAACCAGAAACCCGCTATGAAGGAATTACGGAAGAAAAGGTGATTGAAAGTGTTCTTCGTTACGTCCATGTTCCTGTAAAAAGGTATGCACAGTAA
- the nadE gene encoding ammonia-dependent NAD(+) synthetase produces MLQQQIIEELKVQPTIDVEQEIRKSIDFLKEYAKYHPFLKGFVLGISGGQDSTLTGKLAQMAVDELNEEVGESKYSFWAVRLPYGKQFDEKDCQDALDFIKPTKVYTVNIKNAVDASVNALLETGITLSDFAKGNEKARERMKVQYSIAAANDGVVLGTDHAAEAVTGFYTKYGDGGTDLMPIFRLNKRQGRAILKHLNCPVHLYEKIPTADLEEDRPALPDEVALGVTYEQIDDYLEGKEIPGEAREKLEGHYLRSMHKRHMPITIFDDFWKQ; encoded by the coding sequence ATGTTGCAACAACAAATTATTGAAGAGTTGAAAGTACAGCCGACAATCGATGTCGAACAGGAAATCCGTAAGTCTATTGATTTTTTAAAGGAATACGCAAAGTATCATCCGTTCTTGAAAGGATTTGTACTCGGTATTAGCGGTGGGCAAGACTCAACGTTAACAGGTAAGCTTGCTCAAATGGCTGTCGATGAACTAAATGAAGAAGTGGGAGAATCTAAATATTCATTTTGGGCTGTAAGATTACCTTATGGAAAGCAATTCGATGAAAAAGATTGCCAAGATGCACTCGATTTCATAAAGCCTACTAAAGTGTATACGGTTAATATTAAAAATGCTGTCGATGCAAGTGTAAATGCACTTTTGGAAACAGGAATCACATTGAGTGATTTCGCAAAAGGTAATGAAAAAGCTCGTGAACGAATGAAAGTACAATATTCGATTGCGGCAGCAAATGATGGTGTCGTACTTGGTACAGATCATGCTGCGGAAGCTGTTACAGGCTTTTATACTAAGTATGGCGATGGCGGCACGGATTTAATGCCGATCTTCCGTTTAAACAAACGCCAAGGCCGAGCGATTTTAAAACATTTAAATTGTCCTGTACATTTATATGAAAAAATTCCGACTGCCGATTTAGAGGAAGACCGTCCTGCATTGCCGGATGAAGTGGCGCTTGGTGTTACGTATGAGCAAATTGATGATTATTTGGAAGGTAAGGAAATCCCGGGAGAAGCACGTGAAAAGCTTGAAGGACATTACTTGCGTTCTATGCATAAACGTCATATGCCGATTACAATTTTCGATGATTTCTGGAAACAATAG